The genomic DNA ATGCAGGGTGAAGGGACTGTTTTCGGAGACGATGATCATCATGGTGGTGGCGCAAACATCCAGGATCACTCCCAGGGTCAGAAACAAAAGTACCAGGTTGATGACCTTTCTTTTTCTCTGTTCGGTCAGGATGGCAATGGAATAGGAAATCAGGGCCAGGGTAACAACGGTTGCGGCAATCTTGGCAAGTGGTAGCATAGAGTTTAAAGAGTTAGTGAGAGAATCAAAAAGGATTATCCGGGGCTTAATCGGGCAAATTCGAAGGACGGACAGCCTTTTACACCGGATTTATTAAAATAACTTTTAAAGCGGAGTTTATACAGTTCATTATTTGCATCTCTGACCAGGTAGGTGTAGCCCGGCCGGACTTTATATTCTGCAGAGTTGCTGGCCTCATCCACCTCCACCGATTTCCAGTCGTGGCCAATGGCATCCAGAGCGGAGGAGAAGGGCATCTGAATGGCCAGTGCGTAGTTAATATCCAGAAAATGCACCAGGGTGTCCAGGGCAGCCTCCACCCCGTTTGGATTAAGCAGGACTCCTCTTACATAATAAGGAGTGGGCACCCCATCGTCGGTAAACAGGATGGTATAATATTGCTGGAACAGAAGGTCCCAGGCCTCCTTTTCCGGCTCAAGCTGGATTGTGCTGTTGCTTTCCAGGGAGAACTGGCTATAATTGTAACGCGCATCCTTTAACACCTCTATGGTATCCGGATCGCTTCCGCCGGGCTCATCGATCAGAAAGCGGTAGGCGGACTCACTTACAGAGATGAATTGCACCTTCCTGGCCAGCTTATAGGCGATCCCGTCGTATTTCCCCAGCAGGTAGACCTCGTTTGTGTAAGTGGGAATGCCTTCCTCAAAACGGACCCAGCTGCCCACCGCGGTGGAATCGGGGTTCCCGTCGGACCGGTCGGCTCTCCATACATGCCCCGGATCGGATGTGTAAACGGCTTCCAAATCCGTGGATCCTGTCCGGGCGATCCCCCAGAAATCCGAGGAATTGATCCGGATGTGGGTCCCCGTATCGGCACACTCGAAAGACAGGACCCAGTCGCTGTTCGCATTTTCAGAAACAATGCTGCCCGTACTCAGATCCACATATACCTGGTAGTCGTAAATGGAGTTCTGCAGGCTCAGGGTATCCACCCCCTCGGGCAAATTATAGGGGGGTACCGCCTCGTCTTCTTCAAAACAGGAGACGCTTCCCAGAGCCAGTATTATCCATATGCCAAAAACGCTCCACTTCATCCTTTCCTACTTGTCAAACCGCTTAAATGCATAGCTGGCCTTCAGGAAGAAGGTGCGGCCCCAGTTCATCAGGGCACTGCCATCCCCGCCTCCTGAATGGACTCCCCCGCCTCCCGAAGAGGTGATCGATTTATTATCAAAAATATTCTTCACCCCGCTGGTCAGGCGGACGGCCCCGTTGTAGAGGGGAACGCTCAGGGTGGCATCCAG from Bacteroidales bacterium includes the following:
- a CDS encoding HmuY family protein; translated protein: MKWSVFGIWIILALGSVSCFEEDEAVPPYNLPEGVDTLSLQNSIYDYQVYVDLSTGSIVSENANSDWVLSFECADTGTHIRINSSDFWGIARTGSTDLEAVYTSDPGHVWRADRSDGNPDSTAVGSWVRFEEGIPTYTNEVYLLGKYDGIAYKLARKVQFISVSESAYRFLIDEPGGSDPDTIEVLKDARYNYSQFSLESNSTIQLEPEKEAWDLLFQQYYTILFTDDGVPTPYYVRGVLLNPNGVEAALDTLVHFLDINYALAIQMPFSSALDAIGHDWKSVEVDEASNSAEYKVRPGYTYLVRDANNELYKLRFKSYFNKSGVKGCPSFEFARLSPG